In the genome of Candidatus Thermoplasmatota archaeon, the window ATAGGTATTTCCCTCCAGAGAAAGTTGCAAAACTCCGAATGGATCTCATGGAAGAATACAGATCTGGAGAGTTTTCAAAAAAAGAACTCATGCAGAAATACAGGATGTCAAGAAAGACATTCTACAATACTATCGAGAGATATAAAGGTATCACTCCCCGTTACAATTTCTTGAGAATTATCTCTCCAATCCTTCAGGAGTTTAGTGTAATATCTCGGTGGACATTACCGCTAGGTTATCATGGACTTTCTTCTTTCAGTCGTTTCTTTAATTCCTGTATCAACGTCACCGGTGTTGGATCGATATTTCTCAATACGGCAAGATAATTGCTCACGTAGTCGCCCAGGTAGATGGCATACACAAGTTGCGAGAGATTGTCTTCCCCTTCAGCAAAAATTTCTATCACATCGGCTTTTTCCTGGTAAATTTCTTTCATGAACTCGAAACGTTTCTTTACCTGCACATCCTCCTTTTTACATCTGAGAAAAATGCATGTGACATTATTTTTTTCTTTGCCTTCCCACGCCATGAGTTCATTGTGGTTTGCCTCTGGCAGGGAAAAGTCGAAAGCCATCGTTTTGGCATTCTCATTCAGCTGCTGGTGCCATCTCTTTGCTACTGGAGCTAGAAAATCGTGGCCATAAATAAGAGTGATACCGTTCATTTTCAATGCAATCTGCTTTGCATGGTTATTTTTTACAGACACATCTATCTTTATTTTCTCTCTCAATTTTGTTGAAGTTTTTACAACATTCCGAATATTGCATTTTTCTACCAATCCGAGCCTTTCCAGAATTGCCATTGCGGGAAAAAGCAGGTAGGCAAGAGCTGCCCTCGGCTGCATCCCTGAAGGAATCTTTATATGGCAGTCTGCTTTGCCGGATAATTTTTCCAGCTCTCCTCCAGATGATATCGAAATTATTTTGCATCTTCGTTTTACTGCCTGATTGAAGCAGGATATCGTTTCTTCCGTATTTCCGCTGTAACTCATTGCAATAAAAAGACTTTTTTCATTGATAAATGCCGGCAGCTCATATCCTCTGTTTATGAAAATAGGAACCTTGCTTTCATATTTGAATAAAGAACTCAGTATTTCCCCGCCCATGGCAGACCCCCCCATTCCAGCAATGACAACATTTTTTCTATTAAACTCAAAATGAAGTGGAGCATTAGCCCCTATTCTGACAGCTTCCTCGATCTGCTCGGGAAATTTTTCCATTGCTTCAAGCATGCCCTGTTTGTCTATCTCTGCTATCCCGCCGGTATCATCCAGATTCAACAAATCACCCTTTCTTAATTTCTTTTGGGTTTATTAATTCTTGGATTTTTGTGGATGGACTAAAACTTTCCCAGAATTTAAGAAAATGCCCTATTTCCTGCCGAATAATACTTTAATCAGATAATATATTGATGATTTCGTAATGCAAAGCAGTTCTGCCATTGCTCGAGAAGTAAATCTATATGTTCCATCATAATCTTTTAGCTTTTAACAATCGTTAATTTTAAATATCATAGTACAGTACAATACATGAATGGTCGAAAAAACTGGAAAATGAGGTGATAAAATGAAGTATGGAAAATATATGGTTGCTTTTGTAGTGTTTTTGTTGACCTCTTCATTCACTGGTTTGTTGGCAACAGATGCGATCCAGAATGGTGACAATAACCCGCCAAATCCGCCCGAAATAACAGGGCCCACGTCCGGGATTATTAAAGAGACATATAAGTACAATATAACTCTGACTGATCCCGACCCGGATGATTTGATGTTCGATCTTGAGATTGATTTTGGTGACGGAATTGAATATGTCGACTGCGGATGTGGGAAATCATGGCGTAACGGCACGGTCGTGGAGGTTTACCACAGTTGGAAAAAAGTTGGCAATTATGGAATAACGGCAAGAATCCGGGATGCCTCAGGGGAATGGAGCGAATGGTCGGAGTCATTGGCCGTCAGCATGCCGAAGACATTTCAAAATCCTTTCCGGACATTATTGGGAAGAAACATACTGCCGGGAATATTTGGCATCGCTTTCAATCGTGCCCGATCGCACATACTTCAATAAATAATCTTTAAATACACTGAGAGAATTCACTCCTTGTGAGGCGAATGAAGTGGAAGGGTTTATTATGTATTCTAATTGCAATACTGTTCTTGATGCCCGTGCTTGCGGTGGAAAATGGAGGTGAAAATAAAGCATGCAACTGTTTTGACGGCAATTCGCAATATGTATGCAGTGTAATGGGTGTCATGCCTGAGTTGGATCCGGGAGAGCAATCGCCCAAGCCATGCATCGGCAATCCACCAAGCCAGTTCAGCTGGACGGACAACGGGGGTGATTGGACAACCCCGGCAAAGTATCAGGGGAATTGTGGCAGTTGCTGGGATTTTGCGGCTGTATCTGTACTGGAAAGCATTATCAACATCAGGGAAGGTGTCTCACGTCTGAATCCCGATTTGTCGGAACAATATGTGATGTCGTGCCTTCCAGCATCTGGAGGATGCAGAGGAGGCGATCCTTATCTGGCTTTCAAGTACATCATGTCCACATCTTCAGAAGGTAATTACCGCAATGGAATAGTCTTGGAAAGTTGTTTTCCTTACGAAGCGAATGATGATGTTCCGTGTTCGGCAAAATGCAACGACTGGGAAAGCAAACTCATCCCCATTTCCGATTACGGGTACTGGCTTCCTGACGGTTCGGAAAATGATAGGGATAGAATAAAAACGCAGGTAATGAATGACGGACCGGTAGCGACATTTATGGAAGCCACAGAGGAATTCATGGAATGGGGGCTTTACAATCACAGTTCGGAGGATTATTATGGCTATCCCGGACCAACATACGGCATAAATCACTGCATCGCGATCGTTGGCTGGAAAGATGATCCAAATATCGGAAATGGTGGTTACTGGATTGCCAAAAACAGCTGGGGCACATATTGGGCACATAACGGCTTTTTCAACATAGAATATGGTAGCCTCAACATCGACAACTACAGGATTGTATGGGTGGACTATGATGCAGACAGCACTGACTGGGCACCGGTAGCCGAGGCAGGAAAAACATATCACGGAAGCGTAGGCGAAGAAATCACCTTTGACGGAAGCGACAGTTGTGACGCAGAGGGTAACATCGAGTCATGGCACTGGGATTTTGGAGATGGGAGCAGCAGCGAGGGGGAAAAGGTGACACATTCATATGATAACAGGGGCATATACACTGTCTCCTTGAATGTAACTGACGAGATAGGAAAGCAAGGCACGGACAGGGCAGTTGCTTTTGTGGACATGTGGATGGAAGGAGACAAATGGACATATGATATAGGAGAAATCAACATCCAAATGGGAGATGGAACAGATAGTTCGTTGCACGCAAACATAGGTGATTTGAAAATAACTGTTGAAGAGGGAGAGTTCACATTGGGCTGCAGAGGCAGAGTAAAAGGGGATTTTGATGTGTCATCGATGCCACCCTTGGATTTTACAGGAAATTTACTCTTTGTTATTGTGCAAGGTGTCATCGACATGGATAGGGATTTTGGAATCGAAGGCATTGATATAACTGTCCGTGGAGTGGCAACCGTAAGATTTGAGACAGCCCCCATTCCACTGCCGGTTCCCTTCAAAGTTGAGATCAATGTTGCTTTTGATTCACCTTTTTATTTGATAGATTTCCCACTTTATACTGGAAAAGAGTGGGATACACCTCCATCAAGTGTTGCCATAGAGGGCGCAGCATCTGCATTATTCGGAATGATCAAAATGCCCATCCAATATGAAATTGAACTGGGAGCATTGAATGGGAAATGCATTGGGACAGAAATTGTGAATGTTGAGGCAGGCAATTATGAGGCATATGAAATTTCCTATCTCGACATGATAAAGATTTATTTCTCCCCAGATACAGCAAATATAATAAAAATATCTGGGTCGTATGAAGAAAATAGCATATATGGGGAATTGAAATCGACAAATTATGAATAAAGCCTATTCATTAACCCGCGATAATGCCATCCACCCTTATCTTTATATACACCGTCCTATATTTGGGTAAAAGTTTAATCATCAATCAGGTGAACAAAGTGCCAACAAAACATCATCCAAGGAGAGGTTCGCAGGGGTATTCTCCCCGAAAAAGGGCAAGGTCAGAGGTACCTAGAATTCAATCATGGTCTGAGGGGGGTAAAAAGCCCCGTCTTCAGGGATTTGCAGGATATAAGGCAGGCATGACCCACGTGTTCATGGTGGATTACCGTCCAACTTCCACTACATCGGGCCAAGAAGTGATGGTGCCCGTTACCATCGTTGAAACCCCGCCGATGAAAATTGCTGCAATAAGATTGTATAAGTCCACTCCCTACGGATTGAAAACATTGACGGAGGTACGGGCGGATAATGTTGATGAGTTGAAAGGCAGAATCCCGGTACCGAAGAAAAAGCCCGGAGGGCTGGAAAATAAAGATTTTGATGATATCAGGGTTATCGCTTACACGAAGCCGGAGGAAGTAACCGGTGTGCCTAAAAAACTGCCCGAAATAATGGAAATAAGAATCGGTGGCGGAAGTAAGGAGGAACAGCTCAATTACGCCAAGGAAATTCTCGGCAAGGAAATAGATATATCAAATATATACACAGACGGCAGCATGGTGGATATCGCAGCAATTACGAAGGGAAAAGGTTTCCAGAGTGCTACGAAGAGATGGGGCTTGAAATTATTAACCCATAAAAACAGGAAACATCGCAGGATGGCGGGAACTCTCGGACCGTGGCTGTCATGGGTCCGTTCTACTGTTCCGCAGGCGGGGCAGGTTGGTTACCATCACAGGGTAGA includes:
- a CDS encoding 50S ribosomal protein L3, which produces MPTKHHPRRGSQGYSPRKRARSEVPRIQSWSEGGKKPRLQGFAGYKAGMTHVFMVDYRPTSTTSGQEVMVPVTIVETPPMKIAAIRLYKSTPYGLKTLTEVRADNVDELKGRIPVPKKKPGGLENKDFDDIRVIAYTKPEEVTGVPKKLPEIMEIRIGGGSKEEQLNYAKEILGKEIDISNIYTDGSMVDIAAITKGKGFQSATKRWGLKLLTHKNRKHRRMAGTLGPWLSWVRSTVPQAGQVGYHHRVEYNKRILKIGENGEGITPDGGFLHYGIVRNKYIIIHGSIPGPTKRLIRIRDAIRYTKGVKIEKPEITYISTMSKQGV
- a CDS encoding bifunctional phosphoglucose/phosphomannose isomerase codes for the protein MNLDDTGGIAEIDKQGMLEAMEKFPEQIEEAVRIGANAPLHFEFNRKNVVIAGMGGSAMGGEILSSLFKYESKVPIFINRGYELPAFINEKSLFIAMSYSGNTEETISCFNQAVKRRCKIISISSGGELEKLSGKADCHIKIPSGMQPRAALAYLLFPAMAILERLGLVEKCNIRNVVKTSTKLREKIKIDVSVKNNHAKQIALKMNGITLIYGHDFLAPVAKRWHQQLNENAKTMAFDFSLPEANHNELMAWEGKEKNNVTCIFLRCKKEDVQVKKRFEFMKEIYQEKADVIEIFAEGEDNLSQLVYAIYLGDYVSNYLAVLRNIDPTPVTLIQELKKRLKEESP
- a CDS encoding C1 family peptidase; protein product: MKWKGLLCILIAILFLMPVLAVENGGENKACNCFDGNSQYVCSVMGVMPELDPGEQSPKPCIGNPPSQFSWTDNGGDWTTPAKYQGNCGSCWDFAAVSVLESIINIREGVSRLNPDLSEQYVMSCLPASGGCRGGDPYLAFKYIMSTSSEGNYRNGIVLESCFPYEANDDVPCSAKCNDWESKLIPISDYGYWLPDGSENDRDRIKTQVMNDGPVATFMEATEEFMEWGLYNHSSEDYYGYPGPTYGINHCIAIVGWKDDPNIGNGGYWIAKNSWGTYWAHNGFFNIEYGSLNIDNYRIVWVDYDADSTDWAPVAEAGKTYHGSVGEEITFDGSDSCDAEGNIESWHWDFGDGSSSEGEKVTHSYDNRGIYTVSLNVTDEIGKQGTDRAVAFVDMWMEGDKWTYDIGEINIQMGDGTDSSLHANIGDLKITVEEGEFTLGCRGRVKGDFDVSSMPPLDFTGNLLFVIVQGVIDMDRDFGIEGIDITVRGVATVRFETAPIPLPVPFKVEINVAFDSPFYLIDFPLYTGKEWDTPPSSVAIEGAASALFGMIKMPIQYEIELGALNGKCIGTEIVNVEAGNYEAYEISYLDMIKIYFSPDTANIIKISGSYEENSIYGELKSTNYE